From Caretta caretta isolate rCarCar2 chromosome 9, rCarCar1.hap1, whole genome shotgun sequence, one genomic window encodes:
- the ZIC1 gene encoding zinc finger protein ZIC 1, whose protein sequence is MLLDAGPQYPAIGVTTFGSSRHHSTGDVTDREVGLGINPFADGMGAFKINPSTHELASAGQTAFTSQAPGYAAAALGHHHHPTHVSSYSSAAFNSTRDFLFRNRGFGEAAAASAQHSLFASAAGSFAGPHGHTDAAGHILFPGLHEQAASHASPNVVNGQMRLGFSGDMYGRPDQYGQVTSPRSEHYASTQLHGYGHMNMNMAAHHGAGAFFRYMRQPIKQELICKWIEPEQLSNPKKSCNKTFSTMHELVTHVTVEHVGGPEQSNHICFWEECPREGKPFKAKYKLVNHIRVHTGEKPFPCPFPGCGKVFARSENLKIHKRTHTGEKPFKCEFEGCDRRFANSSDRKKHMHVHTSDKPYLCKMCDKSYTHPSSLRKHMKVHESSSQGSQPSPAASSGYESSTPPTIVSPSTENQTTSSLSPSSSAVHHTSSHSTLTSNFNEWYV, encoded by the exons ATGCTTCTGGATGCTGGACCGCAGTATCCCGCTATAGGAGTCACTACCTTCGGATCGTCTCGCCACCACTCCACGGGCGATGTAACGGACAgagaagtggggctggggatCAACCCCTTCGCCGACGGCATGGGCGCCTTTAAAATTAACCCCAGCACACACGAGCTGGCCTCGGCCGGCCAGACCGCCTTCACCTCGCAGGCACCCGGCTACGCGGCGGCGGCGCTGGGGCATCACCACCACCCGACCCATGTCAGCTCTTACTCCAGCGCAGCCTTCAACTCCACCCGGGACTTTCTCTTCCGCAACCGGGGCTTTGGCGAGGCGGCGGCGGCCAGCGCCCAGCACAGCCTCTTCGCTTCGGCCGCGGGCAGCTTCGCCGGACCCCACGGACACACTGATGCCGCAGGACACATACTTTTCCCGGGGCTTCACGAGCAAGCCGCGAGCCACGCTTCTCCCAACGTGGTGAACGGGCAGATGCGCCTGGGCTTCTCCGGAGACATGTACGGGAGGCCAGATCAGTACGGCCAGGTCACTAGCCCCCGGTCCGAGCACTATGCATCCACTCAGCTCCACGGCTACGGCCACATGAACATGAACATGGCAGCccaccatggggcaggggccttcTTTCGCTACATGAGGCAGCCCATCAAGCAGGAACTCATCTGTAAGTGGATTGAGCCCGAGCAATTGTCAAACCCCAAAAAGTCCTGCAACAAAACTTTCAGCACAATGCATGAGCTGGTGACTCATGTCACAGTGGAGCACGTTGGAGGACCCGAGCAGTCCAATCATATATGTTTCTGGGAAGAGTGTCCAAGAGAGGGGAAACCTTTCAAGGCCAAATATAAACTTGTAAATCACATCAGAGTCCACACAGGTGAAaaacccttcccctgccctttcccaggctgtgggAAAGTGTTTGCTAGATCAGAAAATCTCAAAATACACAAAAGAACTCACACAG GTGAAAAACCATTTAAGTGTGAATTCGAGGGCTGTGACAGGCGCTTTGCAAATAGCAGCGACCGCAAAAAGCATATGCACGTGCATACTTCTGACAAACCCTATCTTTGCAAAATGTGCGATAAGTCCTACACTCACCCAAGTTCCCTCAGAAAACACATGAAG GTCCATGAGTCATCCTCCCAGGGGTCCCAGCCTTCTCCCGCCGCCAGCTCAGGCTATGAATCCTCAACGCCCCCAACAATCGTGTCTCCATCTACAGAAAACCAGACCACAAGCTCCTTATCCCCCTCCTCTTCAGCAGTCCATCACACGTCCAGCCACAGCACGCTTACATCAAATTTTAACGAATGGtacgtttaa
- the ZIC4 gene encoding zinc finger protein ZIC 4 isoform X5, with translation MKDDRLAGTAKEEQSPEMRHKTSLVMRKRKRLYRNILEKSSSYPGHHGHHHSEAGNHSLFSGLHEQPPHATPGGHLNGQIRLGLPGEMYARSEHFTQVPASRTDPFAASSLHSYGGMNLNVNLAPHHGPGAFFRYTRQPIKQELICKWIELNQTPKKLCSKTFTTMHELVTHVTVEHVGGPEQSNHICFWEECPREGKPFKAKYKLVNHIRVHTGEKPFPCPFPGCGKVFARSENLKIHKRTHTGEKPFKCEFEGCDRRFANSSDRKKHSHVHTSDKPYNCKVRGCDKSYTHPSSLRKHMKVHCKSPPPSSGYESSTPSLVSPSSDSGRDPPASCSHAEPVASSQTAANLSEWYVCQSSGGSGIPTPPSNSPSPNPGEASYTNCEPRPSY, from the exons atgaaggatGACCGCCTCGCTGGAACCGCCAAAGAG GAACAAAGTCCGGAAATGAGACACAAGACTTCTCTGGTAATGAGGAAAAGAAAACGACTTTACAGAAACATCCTGGAAAAGTCAA GTAGCTACCCCGGACACCATGGTCACCACCACTCAGAAGCTGGGAATCATTCTCTGTTCTCTGGACTCCATGAGCAGCCTCCCCATGCAACTCCAGGTGGCCATCTAAACGGACAGATAAGACTGGGGTTACCTGGAGAAATGTACGCCAGGTCTGAACATTTCACTCAAGTACCAGCCTCCAGGACCGATCCTTTTGCTGCTTCCTCGCTTCATAGCTACGGTGGCATGAATCTGAACGTGAATCTGGCTCCACACCACGGCCCTGGTGCTTTCTTTCGTTACACGAGGCAGCCCATCAAACAGGAACTCATCTGTAAATGGATTGAGTTGAACCAGACTCCCAAAAAATTATGCTCGAAAACTTTCACCACAATGCACGAGCTGGTGACTCATGTCACAGTGGAGCATGTTGGAGGACCCGAGCAATCCAATCACATATGTTTCTGGGAAGAGTGTCCAAGAGAGGGGAAACCTTTCAAAGCCAAATATAAACTTGTAAATCACATCAGAGTCCACACAGGTGAAaaacccttcccctgccctttcccaggctgtgggAAAGTGTTTGCTAGATCAGAAAATCTCAAAATACACAAAAGAACTCACACAG GAGAAAAACCATTCAAATGTGAATTCGAAGGCTGTGACAGACGATTTGCCAACAGCAGTGACAGGAAGAAGCACTCTCACGTGCACACCAGTGACAAACCCTACAACTGCAAAGTGAGAGGCTGCGACAAGTCCTACACCCACCCCAGTTCCTTGAGGAAACACATGAAAGTGCACTGCAAATCCCCTCCTCCGAGTTCAGGCTACGAGTCCTCCACACCTTCCCTGGTGTCTCCCTCCTCGGACTCCGGCCGGGACCCTCCTGCTTCCTGTTCTCACGCAGAGCCAGTAGCATCGTCGCAAACTGCAGCTAACCTGAGCGAATGGTACGTGTGTCAGAGCTCGGGGGGCAGTGGCATCCCAACTCCTCCCAGTAACTCTCCGTCACCTAACCCAGGAGAGGCTTCTTACACGAACTGTGAGCCCAGGCCCAGTTattag
- the ZIC4 gene encoding zinc finger protein ZIC 4 isoform X4, translating to MECRGGICSFPTEQREEQSPEMRHKTSLVMRKRKRLYRNILEKSSSYPGHHGHHHSEAGNHSLFSGLHEQPPHATPGGHLNGQIRLGLPGEMYARSEHFTQVPASRTDPFAASSLHSYGGMNLNVNLAPHHGPGAFFRYTRQPIKQELICKWIELNQTPKKLCSKTFTTMHELVTHVTVEHVGGPEQSNHICFWEECPREGKPFKAKYKLVNHIRVHTGEKPFPCPFPGCGKVFARSENLKIHKRTHTGEKPFKCEFEGCDRRFANSSDRKKHSHVHTSDKPYNCKVRGCDKSYTHPSSLRKHMKVHCKSPPPSSGYESSTPSLVSPSSDSGRDPPASCSHAEPVASSQTAANLSEWYVCQSSGGSGIPTPPSNSPSPNPGEASYTNCEPRPSY from the exons ATGGAGTGCAGAGGGGGGATTTGCTCCTTTCCCACAGAGCAGAGGGAG GAACAAAGTCCGGAAATGAGACACAAGACTTCTCTGGTAATGAGGAAAAGAAAACGACTTTACAGAAACATCCTGGAAAAGTCAA GTAGCTACCCCGGACACCATGGTCACCACCACTCAGAAGCTGGGAATCATTCTCTGTTCTCTGGACTCCATGAGCAGCCTCCCCATGCAACTCCAGGTGGCCATCTAAACGGACAGATAAGACTGGGGTTACCTGGAGAAATGTACGCCAGGTCTGAACATTTCACTCAAGTACCAGCCTCCAGGACCGATCCTTTTGCTGCTTCCTCGCTTCATAGCTACGGTGGCATGAATCTGAACGTGAATCTGGCTCCACACCACGGCCCTGGTGCTTTCTTTCGTTACACGAGGCAGCCCATCAAACAGGAACTCATCTGTAAATGGATTGAGTTGAACCAGACTCCCAAAAAATTATGCTCGAAAACTTTCACCACAATGCACGAGCTGGTGACTCATGTCACAGTGGAGCATGTTGGAGGACCCGAGCAATCCAATCACATATGTTTCTGGGAAGAGTGTCCAAGAGAGGGGAAACCTTTCAAAGCCAAATATAAACTTGTAAATCACATCAGAGTCCACACAGGTGAAaaacccttcccctgccctttcccaggctgtgggAAAGTGTTTGCTAGATCAGAAAATCTCAAAATACACAAAAGAACTCACACAG GAGAAAAACCATTCAAATGTGAATTCGAAGGCTGTGACAGACGATTTGCCAACAGCAGTGACAGGAAGAAGCACTCTCACGTGCACACCAGTGACAAACCCTACAACTGCAAAGTGAGAGGCTGCGACAAGTCCTACACCCACCCCAGTTCCTTGAGGAAACACATGAAAGTGCACTGCAAATCCCCTCCTCCGAGTTCAGGCTACGAGTCCTCCACACCTTCCCTGGTGTCTCCCTCCTCGGACTCCGGCCGGGACCCTCCTGCTTCCTGTTCTCACGCAGAGCCAGTAGCATCGTCGCAAACTGCAGCTAACCTGAGCGAATGGTACGTGTGTCAGAGCTCGGGGGGCAGTGGCATCCCAACTCCTCCCAGTAACTCTCCGTCACCTAACCCAGGAGAGGCTTCTTACACGAACTGTGAGCCCAGGCCCAGTTattag
- the ZIC4 gene encoding zinc finger protein ZIC 4 isoform X6, translating into MRHKTSLVMRKRKRLYRNILEKSSSYPGHHGHHHSEAGNHSLFSGLHEQPPHATPGGHLNGQIRLGLPGEMYARSEHFTQVPASRTDPFAASSLHSYGGMNLNVNLAPHHGPGAFFRYTRQPIKQELICKWIELNQTPKKLCSKTFTTMHELVTHVTVEHVGGPEQSNHICFWEECPREGKPFKAKYKLVNHIRVHTGEKPFPCPFPGCGKVFARSENLKIHKRTHTGEKPFKCEFEGCDRRFANSSDRKKHSHVHTSDKPYNCKVRGCDKSYTHPSSLRKHMKVHCKSPPPSSGYESSTPSLVSPSSDSGRDPPASCSHAEPVASSQTAANLSEWYVCQSSGGSGIPTPPSNSPSPNPGEASYTNCEPRPSY; encoded by the exons ATGAGACACAAGACTTCTCTGGTAATGAGGAAAAGAAAACGACTTTACAGAAACATCCTGGAAAAGTCAA GTAGCTACCCCGGACACCATGGTCACCACCACTCAGAAGCTGGGAATCATTCTCTGTTCTCTGGACTCCATGAGCAGCCTCCCCATGCAACTCCAGGTGGCCATCTAAACGGACAGATAAGACTGGGGTTACCTGGAGAAATGTACGCCAGGTCTGAACATTTCACTCAAGTACCAGCCTCCAGGACCGATCCTTTTGCTGCTTCCTCGCTTCATAGCTACGGTGGCATGAATCTGAACGTGAATCTGGCTCCACACCACGGCCCTGGTGCTTTCTTTCGTTACACGAGGCAGCCCATCAAACAGGAACTCATCTGTAAATGGATTGAGTTGAACCAGACTCCCAAAAAATTATGCTCGAAAACTTTCACCACAATGCACGAGCTGGTGACTCATGTCACAGTGGAGCATGTTGGAGGACCCGAGCAATCCAATCACATATGTTTCTGGGAAGAGTGTCCAAGAGAGGGGAAACCTTTCAAAGCCAAATATAAACTTGTAAATCACATCAGAGTCCACACAGGTGAAaaacccttcccctgccctttcccaggctgtgggAAAGTGTTTGCTAGATCAGAAAATCTCAAAATACACAAAAGAACTCACACAG GAGAAAAACCATTCAAATGTGAATTCGAAGGCTGTGACAGACGATTTGCCAACAGCAGTGACAGGAAGAAGCACTCTCACGTGCACACCAGTGACAAACCCTACAACTGCAAAGTGAGAGGCTGCGACAAGTCCTACACCCACCCCAGTTCCTTGAGGAAACACATGAAAGTGCACTGCAAATCCCCTCCTCCGAGTTCAGGCTACGAGTCCTCCACACCTTCCCTGGTGTCTCCCTCCTCGGACTCCGGCCGGGACCCTCCTGCTTCCTGTTCTCACGCAGAGCCAGTAGCATCGTCGCAAACTGCAGCTAACCTGAGCGAATGGTACGTGTGTCAGAGCTCGGGGGGCAGTGGCATCCCAACTCCTCCCAGTAACTCTCCGTCACCTAACCCAGGAGAGGCTTCTTACACGAACTGTGAGCCCAGGCCCAGTTattag
- the ZIC4 gene encoding zinc finger protein ZIC 4 isoform X3, with translation MSVDALGSPVMDPAALSKRNTALRLVDLAGAHHHHHHLHPPQSMTGFPGFAGHPHSVVPTHPGEYAAESRLGPSPFRPEHMGHHHHHHHHHPPHHPAALKLSPAPHPHPHPHHHHHHHHHHMAGQAEVVSSQTGTFGPAQATAVPYPVSRTAQAIPAGRDFLIRRDLTAPVMPGLTEQHTAASSHHGMFVSTTGSYPGHHGHHHSEAGNHSLFSGLHEQPPHATPGGHLNGQIRLGLPGEMYARSEHFTQVPASRTDPFAASSLHSYGGMNLNVNLAPHHGPGAFFRYTRQPIKQELICKWIELNQTPKKLCSKTFTTMHELVTHVTVEHVGGPEQSNHICFWEECPREGKPFKAKYKLVNHIRVHTGEKPFPCPFPGCGKVFARSENLKIHKRTHTGEKPFKCEFEGCDRRFANSSDRKKHSHVHTSDKPYNCKVRGCDKSYTHPSSLRKHMKVHCKSPPPSSGYESSTPSLVSPSSDSGRDPPASCSHAEPVASSQTAANLSE, from the exons ATGAGCGTGGATGCTTTGGGGAGCCCAGTGATGGACCCTGCTGCACTCTCCAAACGGAACACGGCGCTGAGATTAGTAGACTTGGCAGGGGCTCATCACCACCATCATCATCTCCACCCCCCTCAGAGCATGACAGGCTTCCCGGGCTTCGCCGGGCATCCCCACTCAGTGGTTCCCACGCACCCTGGGGAGTACGCCGCGGAATCCCGCCTAGGGCCGAGTCCATTCCGGCCTGAACACATGgggcatcaccaccaccaccatcatcatcatcctcctcATCACCCTGCGGCCCTTAAACTCAGCCCTGCCCCTCATCCTCATCCTcatcctcaccaccaccaccaccaccaccaccaccatatgGCAGGCCAAGCTGAGGTGGTCTCTAGTCAAACAGGAACGTTTGGCCCGGCGCAGGCAACAGCAGTCCCTTACCCAGTGTCTCGCACAGCCCAGGCTATTCCAGCAGGTAGGGACTTCTTAATACGCAGAGATCTGACAGCTCCAGTCATGCCAGGGCTAACTGAGCAACACACTGCTGCAAGTTCTCACCACGGAATGTTTGTCTCAACAACAGGTAGCTACCCCGGACACCATGGTCACCACCACTCAGAAGCTGGGAATCATTCTCTGTTCTCTGGACTCCATGAGCAGCCTCCCCATGCAACTCCAGGTGGCCATCTAAACGGACAGATAAGACTGGGGTTACCTGGAGAAATGTACGCCAGGTCTGAACATTTCACTCAAGTACCAGCCTCCAGGACCGATCCTTTTGCTGCTTCCTCGCTTCATAGCTACGGTGGCATGAATCTGAACGTGAATCTGGCTCCACACCACGGCCCTGGTGCTTTCTTTCGTTACACGAGGCAGCCCATCAAACAGGAACTCATCTGTAAATGGATTGAGTTGAACCAGACTCCCAAAAAATTATGCTCGAAAACTTTCACCACAATGCACGAGCTGGTGACTCATGTCACAGTGGAGCATGTTGGAGGACCCGAGCAATCCAATCACATATGTTTCTGGGAAGAGTGTCCAAGAGAGGGGAAACCTTTCAAAGCCAAATATAAACTTGTAAATCACATCAGAGTCCACACAGGTGAAaaacccttcccctgccctttcccaggctgtgggAAAGTGTTTGCTAGATCAGAAAATCTCAAAATACACAAAAGAACTCACACAG GAGAAAAACCATTCAAATGTGAATTCGAAGGCTGTGACAGACGATTTGCCAACAGCAGTGACAGGAAGAAGCACTCTCACGTGCACACCAGTGACAAACCCTACAACTGCAAAGTGAGAGGCTGCGACAAGTCCTACACCCACCCCAGTTCCTTGAGGAAACACATGAAAGTGCACTGCAAATCCCCTCCTCCGAGTTCAGGCTACGAGTCCTCCACACCTTCCCTGGTGTCTCCCTCCTCGGACTCCGGCCGGGACCCTCCTGCTTCCTGTTCTCACGCAGAGCCAGTAGCATCGTCGCAAACTGCAGCTAACCTGAGCGAATG A
- the ZIC4 gene encoding zinc finger protein ZIC 4 isoform X2: MSVDALGSPVMDPAALSKRNTALRLVDLAGAHHHHHHLHPPQSMTGFPGFAGHPHSVVPTHPGEYAAESRLGPSPFRPEHMGHHHHHHHHHPPHHPAALKLSPAPHPHPHPHHHHHHHHHHMAGQAEVVSSQTGTFGPAQATAVPYPVSRTAQAIPAGSYPGHHGHHHSEAGNHSLFSGLHEQPPHATPGGHLNGQIRLGLPGEMYARSEHFTQVPASRTDPFAASSLHSYGGMNLNVNLAPHHGPGAFFRYTRQPIKQELICKWIELNQTPKKLCSKTFTTMHELVTHVTVEHVGGPEQSNHICFWEECPREGKPFKAKYKLVNHIRVHTGEKPFPCPFPGCGKVFARSENLKIHKRTHTGEKPFKCEFEGCDRRFANSSDRKKHSHVHTSDKPYNCKVRGCDKSYTHPSSLRKHMKVHCKSPPPSSGYESSTPSLVSPSSDSGRDPPASCSHAEPVASSQTAANLSEWYVCQSSGGSGIPTPPSNSPSPNPGEASYTNCEPRPSY; encoded by the exons ATGAGCGTGGATGCTTTGGGGAGCCCAGTGATGGACCCTGCTGCACTCTCCAAACGGAACACGGCGCTGAGATTAGTAGACTTGGCAGGGGCTCATCACCACCATCATCATCTCCACCCCCCTCAGAGCATGACAGGCTTCCCGGGCTTCGCCGGGCATCCCCACTCAGTGGTTCCCACGCACCCTGGGGAGTACGCCGCGGAATCCCGCCTAGGGCCGAGTCCATTCCGGCCTGAACACATGgggcatcaccaccaccaccatcatcatcatcctcctcATCACCCTGCGGCCCTTAAACTCAGCCCTGCCCCTCATCCTCATCCTcatcctcaccaccaccaccaccaccaccaccaccatatgGCAGGCCAAGCTGAGGTGGTCTCTAGTCAAACAGGAACGTTTGGCCCGGCGCAGGCAACAGCAGTCCCTTACCCAGTGTCTCGCACAGCCCAGGCTATTCCAGCAG GTAGCTACCCCGGACACCATGGTCACCACCACTCAGAAGCTGGGAATCATTCTCTGTTCTCTGGACTCCATGAGCAGCCTCCCCATGCAACTCCAGGTGGCCATCTAAACGGACAGATAAGACTGGGGTTACCTGGAGAAATGTACGCCAGGTCTGAACATTTCACTCAAGTACCAGCCTCCAGGACCGATCCTTTTGCTGCTTCCTCGCTTCATAGCTACGGTGGCATGAATCTGAACGTGAATCTGGCTCCACACCACGGCCCTGGTGCTTTCTTTCGTTACACGAGGCAGCCCATCAAACAGGAACTCATCTGTAAATGGATTGAGTTGAACCAGACTCCCAAAAAATTATGCTCGAAAACTTTCACCACAATGCACGAGCTGGTGACTCATGTCACAGTGGAGCATGTTGGAGGACCCGAGCAATCCAATCACATATGTTTCTGGGAAGAGTGTCCAAGAGAGGGGAAACCTTTCAAAGCCAAATATAAACTTGTAAATCACATCAGAGTCCACACAGGTGAAaaacccttcccctgccctttcccaggctgtgggAAAGTGTTTGCTAGATCAGAAAATCTCAAAATACACAAAAGAACTCACACAG GAGAAAAACCATTCAAATGTGAATTCGAAGGCTGTGACAGACGATTTGCCAACAGCAGTGACAGGAAGAAGCACTCTCACGTGCACACCAGTGACAAACCCTACAACTGCAAAGTGAGAGGCTGCGACAAGTCCTACACCCACCCCAGTTCCTTGAGGAAACACATGAAAGTGCACTGCAAATCCCCTCCTCCGAGTTCAGGCTACGAGTCCTCCACACCTTCCCTGGTGTCTCCCTCCTCGGACTCCGGCCGGGACCCTCCTGCTTCCTGTTCTCACGCAGAGCCAGTAGCATCGTCGCAAACTGCAGCTAACCTGAGCGAATGGTACGTGTGTCAGAGCTCGGGGGGCAGTGGCATCCCAACTCCTCCCAGTAACTCTCCGTCACCTAACCCAGGAGAGGCTTCTTACACGAACTGTGAGCCCAGGCCCAGTTattag
- the ZIC4 gene encoding zinc finger protein ZIC 4 isoform X1, translating to MSVDALGSPVMDPAALSKRNTALRLVDLAGAHHHHHHLHPPQSMTGFPGFAGHPHSVVPTHPGEYAAESRLGPSPFRPEHMGHHHHHHHHHPPHHPAALKLSPAPHPHPHPHHHHHHHHHHMAGQAEVVSSQTGTFGPAQATAVPYPVSRTAQAIPAGRDFLIRRDLTAPVMPGLTEQHTAASSHHGMFVSTTGSYPGHHGHHHSEAGNHSLFSGLHEQPPHATPGGHLNGQIRLGLPGEMYARSEHFTQVPASRTDPFAASSLHSYGGMNLNVNLAPHHGPGAFFRYTRQPIKQELICKWIELNQTPKKLCSKTFTTMHELVTHVTVEHVGGPEQSNHICFWEECPREGKPFKAKYKLVNHIRVHTGEKPFPCPFPGCGKVFARSENLKIHKRTHTGEKPFKCEFEGCDRRFANSSDRKKHSHVHTSDKPYNCKVRGCDKSYTHPSSLRKHMKVHCKSPPPSSGYESSTPSLVSPSSDSGRDPPASCSHAEPVASSQTAANLSEWYVCQSSGGSGIPTPPSNSPSPNPGEASYTNCEPRPSY from the exons ATGAGCGTGGATGCTTTGGGGAGCCCAGTGATGGACCCTGCTGCACTCTCCAAACGGAACACGGCGCTGAGATTAGTAGACTTGGCAGGGGCTCATCACCACCATCATCATCTCCACCCCCCTCAGAGCATGACAGGCTTCCCGGGCTTCGCCGGGCATCCCCACTCAGTGGTTCCCACGCACCCTGGGGAGTACGCCGCGGAATCCCGCCTAGGGCCGAGTCCATTCCGGCCTGAACACATGgggcatcaccaccaccaccatcatcatcatcctcctcATCACCCTGCGGCCCTTAAACTCAGCCCTGCCCCTCATCCTCATCCTcatcctcaccaccaccaccaccaccaccaccaccatatgGCAGGCCAAGCTGAGGTGGTCTCTAGTCAAACAGGAACGTTTGGCCCGGCGCAGGCAACAGCAGTCCCTTACCCAGTGTCTCGCACAGCCCAGGCTATTCCAGCAGGTAGGGACTTCTTAATACGCAGAGATCTGACAGCTCCAGTCATGCCAGGGCTAACTGAGCAACACACTGCTGCAAGTTCTCACCACGGAATGTTTGTCTCAACAACAGGTAGCTACCCCGGACACCATGGTCACCACCACTCAGAAGCTGGGAATCATTCTCTGTTCTCTGGACTCCATGAGCAGCCTCCCCATGCAACTCCAGGTGGCCATCTAAACGGACAGATAAGACTGGGGTTACCTGGAGAAATGTACGCCAGGTCTGAACATTTCACTCAAGTACCAGCCTCCAGGACCGATCCTTTTGCTGCTTCCTCGCTTCATAGCTACGGTGGCATGAATCTGAACGTGAATCTGGCTCCACACCACGGCCCTGGTGCTTTCTTTCGTTACACGAGGCAGCCCATCAAACAGGAACTCATCTGTAAATGGATTGAGTTGAACCAGACTCCCAAAAAATTATGCTCGAAAACTTTCACCACAATGCACGAGCTGGTGACTCATGTCACAGTGGAGCATGTTGGAGGACCCGAGCAATCCAATCACATATGTTTCTGGGAAGAGTGTCCAAGAGAGGGGAAACCTTTCAAAGCCAAATATAAACTTGTAAATCACATCAGAGTCCACACAGGTGAAaaacccttcccctgccctttcccaggctgtgggAAAGTGTTTGCTAGATCAGAAAATCTCAAAATACACAAAAGAACTCACACAG GAGAAAAACCATTCAAATGTGAATTCGAAGGCTGTGACAGACGATTTGCCAACAGCAGTGACAGGAAGAAGCACTCTCACGTGCACACCAGTGACAAACCCTACAACTGCAAAGTGAGAGGCTGCGACAAGTCCTACACCCACCCCAGTTCCTTGAGGAAACACATGAAAGTGCACTGCAAATCCCCTCCTCCGAGTTCAGGCTACGAGTCCTCCACACCTTCCCTGGTGTCTCCCTCCTCGGACTCCGGCCGGGACCCTCCTGCTTCCTGTTCTCACGCAGAGCCAGTAGCATCGTCGCAAACTGCAGCTAACCTGAGCGAATGGTACGTGTGTCAGAGCTCGGGGGGCAGTGGCATCCCAACTCCTCCCAGTAACTCTCCGTCACCTAACCCAGGAGAGGCTTCTTACACGAACTGTGAGCCCAGGCCCAGTTattag